Genomic segment of Pseudomonadales bacterium:
TTAAAGCCGAACCAACCCATCCAAAGGATGAAAGTACCTAACGTCGCAAGCGGCATGTTCGCACCTGGGATAGCTTTCACTTCACCGTTAGCGCCATATTTACCTTTACGAGGACCTAGCAAAATAACACCTGCAAGAGCAGCAGCGGCACCAGCCATGTGTACGATACCAGAACCGGCATAGTCAGAATAATCTAAGGCGTAAAGACCGAATACTTCAGCACCGCCCCAAGTCCATGCACCCTCAAGTGGGTAGATGATACCAGTCATAACAACCGCAAATGCTAAGAAAGCCCAAAGCTTCATACGCTCAGCAACTGCACCTGATACGATAGACATAGCTGTCGCAACGAATACAACTTGGAAGAAGAAGTCAGACGCGCCTGAGTATGGAAGGCCAGCATCATCAACTTCGTTAAAGAAGTCAGCACCTGCAGCAACAACACCTGCAATTGCAGCATCATCCATGCTACCAACTGAATCAGTTGCAGATAGGAAGTAGCCGCCACCGTACATGATTTCATAACCGCAAATCATATACATGGTACAAGCGATCGCAA
This window contains:
- a CDS encoding ammonium transporter: MENLVFEMRYAMDTFYFLICGVLVMWMAAGFAMLEAGLVRAKNTTEILTKNVALFAIACTMYMICGYEIMYGGGYFLSATDSVGSMDDAAIAGVVAAGADFFNEVDDAGLPYSGASDFFFQVVFVATAMSIVSGAVAERMKLWAFLAFAVVMTGIIYPLEGAWTWGGAEVFGLYALDYSDYAGSGIVHMAGAAAALAGVILLGPRKGKYGANGEVKAIPGANMPLATLGTFILWMGWFGF